The Anaerosoma tenue genome has a window encoding:
- a CDS encoding alpha/beta hydrolase, with amino-acid sequence MRRLLKPVLITLAALLVLASAGFYGWTRVARYPAFPEAATLARSAETERGWYVFQPDGEVRGGLVFYPGGLVDPAAYAPLMQQVSDRGILAVIVPMPLDLAVFGIGRADDVIEVYSDVDTWAIGGHSLGGAMAAEYVNSGADSIDGIVLLASYPAESTDLSGLPIGALSIYGTEDGVSGDVFEESLQRLPVDATLVEIEGGNHAQFGDYGPQEGDGVATIDRTEQQRMTARAITVMVEGLE; translated from the coding sequence ATGCGCAGACTGCTCAAGCCCGTGCTCATCACACTGGCGGCGCTCCTTGTGCTCGCCTCGGCAGGGTTCTACGGCTGGACGCGTGTCGCGCGATACCCGGCCTTTCCCGAGGCGGCGACGCTGGCGCGATCTGCAGAGACGGAGCGTGGCTGGTACGTGTTCCAGCCCGATGGGGAGGTGCGGGGCGGCCTGGTCTTCTACCCGGGAGGACTCGTCGATCCTGCGGCTTACGCGCCCCTGATGCAGCAGGTCAGCGATCGCGGGATCCTTGCGGTCATCGTGCCGATGCCGCTCGACCTGGCGGTGTTCGGCATCGGTCGCGCCGATGACGTCATCGAGGTCTACTCGGATGTGGACACCTGGGCGATTGGCGGCCATTCGCTCGGCGGCGCGATGGCTGCTGAATACGTGAATAGTGGGGCGGACTCCATCGACGGGATCGTGCTGCTCGCGTCCTATCCTGCCGAATCCACGGATCTCTCCGGCCTTCCGATCGGAGCGCTCTCCATCTACGGGACGGAGGATGGCGTGTCCGGGGACGTCTTCGAGGAGTCGCTTCAGCGTCTGCCGGTCGATGCCACGCTCGTGGAGATCGAGGGCGGCAATCACGCGCAGTTCGGCGACTACGGACCCCAGGAAGGGGACGGGGTCGCCACCATCGATCGCACCGAGCAGCAGCGCATGACCGCCAGGGCGATCACCGTGATGGTGGAGGGGCTCGAGTAG
- a CDS encoding esterase/lipase family protein, protein MAGRARDSGYAGRQAWTPAPRRRTITVLACTLALTVALTAAFAAPAAVSAADHDTVGDAISSAASSFGVTGLDQSVSDLSGPTHEVQMVYDFLHMWRSGGGASPDVLQEWTAHYSTPSGWPLYICVSRFDPLDSEEAYRLWASRYDDEIRAIYSGFQGEMPSGFSAREVRVGDTKGTEWAFTVPGGIREKTLGWRQGPLVIEVNYGEGASSSGFAELLFNELDSLDLEDASRPESADEPLAPETPTEGLTVGAFPGSFSALGDEVRITIGLSGADAQDAPVSLTGHGRDLHAVTDAGGSASFVVIHDDESVSEYRFRIVAGDRQRDVVIPVLSLRILPEDDPGTGEPYAGVVADGRSTLTLRIELGADTEGVLRVAPPVVGSLEGDGLADDGTLTLQSGAVVLTYAPPPYVTSDHLDTVITPPAPGDTLMSARDARTAYSNGGRIHIATIPLEFTFTGADGRDTTVKHDVLVARPPVMLVHGFTGDASTWSRLHSYLGERGFDGVINEYYAGNQGIHDQAELLGRDIAREKDRYATAGLKIAAVDVVGHSMGGLIAREYVYGLAPHPDDVRKVIMVGTPNHGATFTDKILGNLATEWSGAHSLASEQLYSGSAFMAQINDGEAVGRHLAPGVQYGNIYGVRDDWVVTQSSAWLNGVAERRITGVTHSPAIPVPGTPIAESAQVFDWILAWLGSDIQRAALKDTRVEIVAGRGEVYLAGWGDDGAPTRSEIASFPRSVPAWQDVGTGSDSGARIRLSVAGLAWGSIDLAPDTLITLGNLTPESVTVRVRQGSARFRSLRRAGGGHFEVVVGEGEPGAWTEFHPDAKVIGLDTDFVVLAGATGQGSVEALVLEGRALFDGGSAASGGERVELSVLQAGVTGGKASEVSALAGDQWWADAFYRPSFTEVLGEWWAIIRSQFELWFAALLEGDGAS, encoded by the coding sequence ATGGCGGGTCGGGCAAGAGATTCCGGATACGCGGGGCGGCAAGCGTGGACGCCTGCGCCGCGGCGACGCACGATCACCGTGCTGGCGTGCACGTTGGCGCTCACGGTAGCCCTGACCGCGGCATTCGCCGCACCTGCGGCGGTAAGCGCAGCTGACCACGATACGGTGGGTGACGCGATATCCTCGGCTGCTTCGAGCTTCGGTGTCACCGGTCTCGATCAGAGCGTGAGCGATCTCAGCGGCCCGACGCACGAAGTGCAGATGGTGTACGACTTCCTGCACATGTGGCGGAGCGGAGGCGGCGCGTCTCCGGACGTGCTCCAGGAATGGACCGCTCACTACAGCACCCCGTCGGGTTGGCCGCTCTACATCTGCGTTTCGAGATTCGACCCCCTGGATTCCGAGGAGGCCTACCGGCTCTGGGCCTCCCGTTACGATGATGAGATCCGCGCGATCTACTCTGGCTTCCAGGGCGAGATGCCCTCAGGGTTCTCGGCCAGAGAGGTCCGCGTAGGCGATACGAAGGGCACCGAGTGGGCGTTCACGGTTCCGGGTGGGATACGCGAGAAGACGCTGGGGTGGCGTCAGGGCCCGCTGGTCATCGAGGTGAATTACGGTGAAGGCGCCAGTTCCAGCGGATTCGCCGAGCTGCTGTTCAACGAACTCGACAGTCTCGACCTGGAGGATGCCTCGCGGCCCGAATCCGCCGACGAGCCGCTCGCTCCAGAGACCCCGACCGAAGGGCTCACGGTCGGCGCCTTCCCGGGCAGCTTCAGCGCGCTGGGAGATGAAGTGCGCATCACGATCGGCCTCTCCGGAGCCGATGCGCAGGATGCCCCGGTCTCGCTCACCGGTCACGGACGCGACCTCCACGCGGTCACCGATGCAGGAGGGTCGGCGTCGTTCGTGGTGATCCACGACGATGAGAGCGTTTCCGAGTACCGCTTCCGCATCGTTGCGGGGGATCGGCAACGCGATGTGGTCATCCCCGTCCTGTCGCTTCGCATCCTGCCCGAGGATGACCCTGGGACGGGTGAGCCGTACGCTGGCGTGGTTGCCGACGGGCGGTCCACGCTGACCCTCAGGATCGAGCTCGGCGCCGATACGGAGGGTGTGCTTCGCGTGGCCCCGCCGGTCGTCGGTTCGCTCGAGGGTGACGGGCTGGCGGATGACGGGACGCTCACGCTGCAGTCTGGCGCGGTGGTGCTTACGTACGCTCCGCCCCCATACGTGACGAGCGATCATCTGGACACGGTGATCACTCCCCCGGCGCCTGGTGACACGCTCATGAGCGCTCGTGATGCGCGAACGGCATACTCCAACGGGGGTAGGATCCATATCGCGACCATCCCGCTGGAATTCACGTTCACGGGCGCGGATGGGCGCGACACCACAGTGAAGCACGACGTCCTCGTGGCGCGACCTCCCGTCATGCTCGTCCACGGATTCACCGGTGACGCGTCCACGTGGTCGCGCCTTCACTCGTATCTGGGTGAACGCGGCTTCGACGGGGTGATCAACGAGTACTACGCCGGGAACCAGGGGATCCACGACCAGGCCGAACTGCTCGGGAGGGACATAGCGCGCGAGAAGGACCGCTATGCCACGGCGGGTCTGAAGATCGCTGCGGTCGACGTGGTGGGTCACAGCATGGGCGGATTGATCGCCCGGGAGTACGTCTATGGCCTGGCGCCGCATCCCGACGACGTGCGCAAGGTCATCATGGTAGGCACGCCCAACCACGGCGCCACATTCACCGACAAGATCCTCGGCAATCTGGCGACCGAGTGGAGCGGGGCACACTCGTTGGCCTCAGAGCAGCTGTACTCCGGAAGCGCGTTCATGGCGCAGATCAACGACGGCGAGGCCGTTGGCCGCCACCTCGCACCCGGCGTGCAGTACGGCAACATCTACGGCGTACGGGATGACTGGGTCGTCACACAGTCGTCCGCCTGGCTCAACGGGGTTGCGGAGCGGCGCATCACGGGTGTCACGCACTCGCCCGCCATTCCGGTGCCCGGTACGCCGATCGCCGAGTCGGCGCAGGTGTTCGACTGGATCCTGGCCTGGCTCGGATCCGATATCCAGCGGGCCGCCCTCAAGGACACGCGGGTCGAGATAGTGGCTGGCCGAGGCGAGGTGTACCTTGCCGGGTGGGGCGACGATGGCGCGCCCACACGGAGCGAGATCGCATCGTTCCCTCGCAGCGTTCCAGCATGGCAGGACGTGGGTACCGGATCGGATAGCGGTGCCCGCATCCGCCTTTCAGTGGCCGGCCTGGCGTGGGGTTCCATCGATCTGGCGCCCGATACCCTCATCACGCTCGGCAATCTCACGCCCGAATCGGTCACCGTGCGGGTTCGGCAAGGAAGCGCGCGTTTCCGTTCGCTGAGAAGGGCTGGCGGAGGACATTTCGAGGTTGTCGTAGGCGAGGGCGAGCCGGGAGCCTGGACCGAGTTCCACCCCGACGCGAAGGTGATCGGACTCGACACCGATTTCGTGGTCTTGGCTGGAGCCACGGGTCAGGGTTCCGTGGAGGCGCTCGTGCTCGAGGGCCGCGCGCTCTTTGACGGCGGTTCTGCGGCTTCAGGCGGGGAGCGGGTCGAACTGAGCGTGCTCCAGGCCGGCGTCACTGGCGGGAAGGCGAGTGAGGTCTCCGCACTCGCTGGTGACCAATGGTGGGCCGACGCGTTCTACCGGCCGTCGTTCACTGAAGTGCTCGGCGAGTGGTGGGCCATCATCCGGTCGCAGTTCGAGTTGTGGTTCGCCGCTCTGCTTGAGGGGGATGGCGCCTCGTGA
- a CDS encoding magnesium transporter CorA family protein gives MIRIRRKTFSGNEVQELRSLPEDGSAWVDVVKPSDAELDKLAEMVAVDRDVLRAALDDEELPRLEVEEDYVMVILDVPQVERDMEDFIVYQTYPLGIIHTPRAFVTVRLYESHVLDRFVSGGYRGFSTHKRSRFTVQIVREVAAAYVNALRSIDTASTRLEMSLRKSMQNAELIQMLSLGKSLVYFSTSLKANQGVLRRMARNALFTEYEEDAELLEDAVLETEQAMEMAEIYTNILNSTMDALASVISNNLNVVMKVLTSAAIVMAVPTVIASWYGMNVIDIPLAETPGAFWIVVAISILLGTAIGWWLRKRNLM, from the coding sequence GTGATCCGGATCAGGCGTAAGACGTTCAGCGGCAACGAGGTCCAGGAGTTGCGCAGCCTCCCCGAGGATGGAAGCGCGTGGGTCGATGTGGTCAAGCCGTCCGATGCGGAGCTGGACAAGCTCGCGGAGATGGTGGCGGTCGACCGGGATGTGTTGCGGGCCGCGCTGGATGATGAGGAGCTGCCCCGGCTTGAGGTCGAGGAAGACTATGTGATGGTCATCCTCGACGTTCCGCAGGTGGAGCGGGACATGGAGGACTTCATCGTCTACCAGACCTACCCGCTGGGCATCATCCACACGCCGCGGGCCTTCGTGACCGTACGGCTCTACGAGAGCCACGTGCTCGACCGCTTCGTGAGCGGCGGCTACCGCGGCTTCTCCACACACAAGCGGAGCCGTTTCACCGTGCAGATCGTGCGCGAGGTAGCCGCAGCCTACGTGAACGCGCTGCGCAGCATCGACACGGCCAGCACTCGCCTCGAGATGAGCCTGCGCAAGTCGATGCAGAACGCGGAGCTGATCCAGATGCTCTCCCTCGGGAAGTCGCTGGTCTACTTCTCCACGTCGCTCAAGGCCAACCAGGGAGTGTTGCGACGCATGGCCCGCAATGCGCTCTTCACCGAGTACGAGGAAGACGCCGAGTTGCTCGAAGATGCGGTGCTCGAGACCGAGCAGGCCATGGAGATGGCCGAGATCTACACTAACATCCTCAATTCCACGATGGACGCGCTGGCGTCGGTGATCTCCAACAACCTCAACGTGGTGATGAAGGTGCTCACCTCGGCAGCGATCGTGATGGCCGTCCCCACGGTGATCGCGAGTTGGTACGGCATGAACGTGATCGACATCCCGCTCGCCGAGACTCCCGGGGCGTTCTGGATAGTGGTGGCGATCTCGATCCTCCTCGGCACGGCGATCGGATGGTGGCTGCGCAAACGGAATCTTATGTAG
- a CDS encoding HEAT repeat domain-containing protein, with protein MTDRLSLDEVRATGTRAYEERDPEALDTLVELSRSAHQPEVRGTAAVFLGAIDWDDRTVPALTRLLADPARVSLAGHPGFTDALNDLAMYDGHVIGPGMAAATLATQNAGDLSAPIEKIARVALGQRTKGWTADWHDVADPEALLDLITVGDVPVDPDVTDPAQRHKQEFAWRDKAASLLLQLDDHVRPEHAPALVDLAMQGSTAAEIMLKERDQLLTVNAVTRHIGDDAVSARLLTAKLLAKMAKRADESARPYLRQLSADGEKSVAKQAAKGLKLLDKAQKRR; from the coding sequence ATGACCGACCGCCTATCGCTGGATGAGGTACGCGCCACGGGGACACGCGCCTATGAGGAGCGCGATCCGGAAGCCCTGGACACGCTTGTGGAGCTGAGCCGCTCGGCCCACCAACCGGAGGTCCGTGGCACCGCAGCTGTCTTCCTTGGTGCGATCGACTGGGATGACAGGACCGTGCCTGCGCTCACGCGGCTCCTTGCCGACCCGGCGCGCGTGAGTCTCGCGGGGCATCCCGGCTTCACCGATGCGCTCAACGACCTCGCGATGTACGACGGCCACGTTATCGGGCCGGGCATGGCGGCGGCGACTCTCGCGACCCAGAACGCAGGAGACCTCAGTGCGCCGATCGAGAAGATCGCGAGGGTCGCCCTCGGCCAGCGCACGAAGGGGTGGACTGCCGACTGGCACGATGTGGCCGACCCGGAGGCCCTTCTGGACCTCATCACCGTGGGAGACGTGCCGGTCGACCCGGACGTGACCGACCCCGCGCAGCGTCACAAGCAGGAGTTCGCGTGGCGGGACAAGGCTGCATCACTCCTGCTACAGCTGGACGACCACGTCCGCCCGGAACACGCACCAGCGCTGGTGGACCTGGCGATGCAGGGCTCGACGGCAGCCGAGATCATGCTCAAGGAGCGCGACCAGCTGCTGACGGTCAACGCCGTCACGCGGCATATCGGCGATGACGCCGTGAGCGCACGGCTGCTCACGGCGAAGCTGCTCGCGAAGATGGCCAAGAGAGCCGACGAGTCGGCCCGGCCCTATCTCCGGCAACTCTCCGCCGACGGCGAGAAGTCTGTTGCGAAGCAGGCCGCCAAGGGACTGAAGCTCCTCGACAAGGCCCAGAAGAGGCGCTGA
- a CDS encoding YciI family protein: protein MPQFGVLVYSAPPADPMALSKHHLDEIERYPALAKELGGKVLGGSYFAGQRGFAFESSVDATTIVGDEVRSGPLVDSDLVPAAFYVISAPDMDTAVHAARAHPATRDGGVEVRRLFVPDDESPTE from the coding sequence ATGCCGCAGTTCGGAGTGCTCGTGTATTCTGCACCGCCAGCAGACCCGATGGCGCTCTCCAAGCATCACCTCGATGAGATCGAGCGCTACCCTGCCCTCGCCAAGGAGCTGGGCGGCAAGGTGCTCGGCGGCTCCTACTTCGCGGGACAGCGGGGCTTCGCGTTCGAGTCGAGCGTCGACGCGACCACGATCGTCGGCGACGAGGTGCGGAGCGGCCCGCTCGTGGATTCGGATCTCGTCCCCGCGGCGTTCTATGTGATCTCGGCACCGGATATGGACACCGCGGTGCACGCAGCGCGTGCGCATCCGGCGACGCGTGACGGCGGCGTTGAGGTGCGGCGGCTGTTCGTGCCCGACGACGAATCGCCAACGGAGTGA
- a CDS encoding DUF1801 domain-containing protein: protein MAELKTQPTNASVDDFIAEACGEGRSDDCRALVEMMSRLSGSHPVMWGPSIVGFGSYHYRYASGREGDWFEVGFSPRKRDLTLYIMSGFDGYEDLLARLGTFRTGVSCLYVKSLADIDLQVLEELVSASIAHVRAEMDTTHR from the coding sequence ATGGCCGAGTTGAAGACCCAGCCCACCAACGCGAGCGTCGATGACTTCATCGCGGAGGCGTGCGGTGAAGGCAGGAGCGACGACTGCCGTGCGCTCGTGGAGATGATGTCCCGCCTCTCCGGATCCCATCCGGTCATGTGGGGCCCGAGCATCGTCGGCTTCGGGAGCTATCACTACCGGTACGCCAGCGGGCGTGAGGGCGACTGGTTCGAAGTGGGGTTCTCGCCCCGCAAGCGTGACCTCACGCTGTACATCATGTCCGGCTTCGACGGGTACGAGGATCTGCTCGCGCGACTCGGGACGTTCCGCACCGGCGTGTCATGTCTGTACGTGAAGAGCCTCGCCGATATCGACCTGCAGGTCCTTGAGGAGCTCGTCTCAGCTTCCATCGCCCACGTGCGTGCCGAGATGGACACAACCCACCGCTGA